Genomic segment of Staphylococcus muscae:
GCATTAGGTGCCACATATCTTAATGGATTGTATGAAGCAGTGTGTAAGTCTAACAAATAGGAGATGGAGCCGATGAAATTACCTTTTCAAATAAATTTAGAAAATAAAGTTGCAGTTGTGACAGGCGGTACTGGAGTCATTGGTAGTGAGATGTCTAAAGCATTAGCGAAATGTGGTGCGAAAGTAGCGATGGTCGGTATTACAGATGACTCAAAAGGTCTTGTTTCTGAGATAGAAGCGATGGGTGGAGAAGCAAAAGTCTTTTTAGGCGATGTAACGAACAAAGATGAGATGGAGCGTGTTAGAACAGAAGTTCATGATACATTTGGGACTGTTGATATCTTAGTGAATGGCGCTGGTGGTAATTCGCCACGTGGCACAACAGATGATGAAAGATACAGTGCTGATAGTGACAAGAGTGGGAAAACATTTTTCGACTTAGATGCCAAAAATGTAGGATTTGTAATGGATCTGAACTTTTTAGGGACATTTATCCCATCACAAGTGTTTGGTGCAGATATGGTGGATAAATCAGAGGCAGCCATTGTTAATATTTCATCTATGAATGCATTTACGCCACTTACAAAAATTCCGGCATATAGTGGTGCCAAGTCAGCTGTGAGCAACTTTACACAATGGTTAAGTGTTTACTTCTCAAAAACGAATATTCGCGTGAATGCAATTGCACCTGGTTTTTTAATTACCGCACAAAATGAAAGCTTATTATTAAATGAAGACGGCAGTTACACAGCTCGTTCAGAAAAAATATTAAATGCAACACCAATGGAACGTTTTGGTAAACCAGAAGAACTAATAGGTGCTTTGTTATTCTTAGTTGATACGCAAAGTTCAAGCTTTATCAATGGTGTTGTTTTACCAGTCGATGGTGGATTTAATGCCTATTCAGGTGTTTAAAATTTAAGAGAGGAGTTTTAATCAATGTTATATCCTATAAATACAGAATCAAGACAAGTCATCGATCTCTCAGGTGTATGGCAATTTAAACTTGTACAAAGAGATGAAGTCGTTGATCCGAAAAGCCCCTTAGATACAGATCAAGTGATGGCAGTTCCAGGTTCGTATAATGATCAAGGAATTATACAAGAAATTCGTCAACATGTTGGAGACGTATGGTATGAGCGCAATTTTGTTATTTCGAGACAAATGAGAGATGAACGCATTGTATTAAGATTTGGCTCAGCAACACATCATGCTACTGTCTATATCGATGGTGAAGAAGTCATCACACATTCAGGAGGCTTTTTACCATTTGAAATTGATATTAGTCAATATGCAGTGGGGACACATCGTCTCACAGTAAAAGTCAATAATATCTTGACGTATGAGACGTTACCAGTAGGTACATTTGAAGAAGTAGAACGCAATGGCAAGACGATATTAAAAAATAGTCCGAACTTTGACTTTTTCAATTATGCTGGGTTGCATCGTCCTGTGAAAATATACACAACACCGAAATGTTATATTCAAGACATTCGTATTGTACCAACAGTGAATGACAATGGTACAAGCGATGTAAAATATGAAATTGATGTAGCGGGAGATACAGCATCAGTTGATCGTATTAAGGTATCAGTTGTAGATGCCAAAGGTCATGTAGTCGCAGAAGATGAAGGACAATCAGGTGATATCCATATTGACAGTCCACATTTATGGCAACCGATGAATGCATATTTATATCGATTAGAAGTTGCGTTATATCATGAAGAGACATGTATTGATGTTTATGAAGAGCGCTTCGGTATTCGTTCAGTTGAAGTGAAAGATGGTCAATTTTTAATTAATGGAAGTCCATTTTATTTTAAAGGCTTTGGTAAGCATGAAGATACGTACTATCATGGACGTGGTCTGAATGAAACAGCCAATGTTTTAGATATTAACTTGATGAAGTGGATTGGCGCCAACTCATTTAGAACATCACATTATCCATATTCTGAAGAGATGATGCGACTCGCAGATGAGCAAGGTATTGTTGTGATTGATGAGACGACAGCAGTTAGCTTACACTTAAACTTTATGGCAACGTTAGGTGGCACGAGTGACAATGATACTTGGAAAGGGTTAAAAACACATCAAGCACACCGTGAAGTGATTGAAGGGTTGATTCAGCGGGATAAAAACCATGCTTGCGTTGTCATGTGGTCAATTGCGAATGAACCTGAGTCCAATGCACCGGGTGCTAAAGAATACTTTGCGCCATTTGTACAACTAGCAAGAGACTTAGATCCACAACAACGACCTGTGACAATTGTAACAATATTAACAGCTAGTCCAGAAACTTGTGAAGTACAAAACTTAATTGATGTAATTTGTTTAAATCGTTATTATGGCTGGTACACACAAACAGGTGATCTGGAAGGTGCAAAAGAAGCACTAGCGAAAGAATTGGATACATGGACTGAGAAGCAACCGGGTAAACCAATTATGTTTACAGAGTATGGTGCAGATACAATTGCAGGATTCCATGCAATCGACGATCAAGTATTTACGGAAGAATATCAATTAGCATATTATAAAGCAAATCATGAAGTTGTCGATCGATATCCAAACTTTGTTGGAGAACAAACTTGGAACTTTGCTGACTTTGAAACAAGCAATGGCATTTTCCGAGCGCAAGGCAATAAAAAAGGTATATTTACTCGTGAGCGTAGACCGAAATTGATTGCACATTATTTCAAAGAACGTTGGCATGAAATTCCTGATTTTGGTTATAAAACGAAATAGACATTAAAAGGCTCCACGCTATTCATATAGTGTGGGGCTTTATATATTGGCAGTATTTGAGATGATTAAACAAGATACATTTACAATTGAAAGCGGTTATATCATTGTAGAATTTGTAACGATTAATTGAAGAACAAAGCTATTTAGGTTGGCAATAATGTGAAACTATGATTAAGTGAAACTTAAATAGTTTGAACGTTAAATACTCATCTAATCAGTATTATAATGTTAAAAATTACGGTTTTTCATAAAATAGCAAGGGTTTTTATATTATATTAAAATAGTGATGATAATAGTGTGAGATGTCTAAAAAATGAAGGGGAAGCAGTAAGAAAACTTGAATAAATGAAAGGTGACGAGAAGAATACATACGTGATAATATCGTCACATCGCCGAAACTTTTGGCGTCAAATTGACGTTGAAAGGAGGTGTTTGAAATGTTTTACATGTTAGAGAATGTTGCAGTCGGAATCATAAGCGGCTGTATTGTTGCAATGTTTGCTCAATGGCTAGGTAATCGCAACAAGCAAAAATAAAGGCGATAATAGCCATCACGTATAAAGCCCCACACTAGGATCAGTAGTGTGGGGCTTTGGTGTTTAAAATGATTTACATGTTTATCATTATTATACTATTATAAGATATAAATGGCAAGTACGATTGTACAAGATATTATTTGTAGAGTGAGTTGAATGATGGATTGAAAAGCTGTACTAAAAAATATAATTCCTATTGCATGGATATAATGATGATAAGCGTATAAGTGTTTAAAATTTGCATTTTGAGAATCGGTAAAAGGTGTCAGAAAAATAGGTTTTTCTCCTAACTTTGTGATGTCAGTGTTCAAGGAGCAGGGCTTTCGACAGAACGTCGCAATTCCCCAAAATAAAAAAGCTATTTTGAGAATTGCTTGGGTTCTGCTCAACCCCAAAGCACTCCTTTCACAACCTCTTTTTTTGCGATGTTTGCTCAATGGCTAGGTAATCGCAACAAGCAAAAATAAAGGCGATAATAGCCATCACGCATAAAGCCCCGCACTACTGATTCTAGTGTGGGGCTTTGTTATTTAAGATAAGTTAAGCGTGTTATAACGAAAAATATTTTTCTCTTACGGCTGACGATATGTTAGTTTTGCAAAAGCATCATGTTGATGAATCGATTCTTCATTACGACATTCAATGTCAAAGCCTGTGAGCCATCTTACTTCTACCAAATCGGCTGCAATGAGTCGAATTAAATCCTCCACAAATCGTGGGTTTTCATAGGCACGTTCTGTAACGCTTTTTTCATCCGGTCTTTTTAAGATAGGATACAACATTGAGCTCGCATTGGCTTCCATCGCATCTAATAAGACTTCCTTGTAGTCTGACGGCAGTGTCGAATGCTTATCAATGTATGCTTTAACAGTGATAATACCTCGTTGATTATGTGCAGAATACTCACTGATTTCTTTTGAACATGGGCAAAGTGTTGTGACAGCGGCTGTTAAAGTCAGCGTTTTACGTGTCACTTCGTCATCTTGTACAGCTAAGCCGTATGACACATCAGCATGACCGACTGCTTTGATTCCTGTAACAGGACTGAGTCGATTGAAAAACCATTTGCCTGAGACATCGACACCAGCGCTGTGCTGGTTCATGCGTGACTTAAGTGTATGCAAAAGTGACGTGAGTGCATCAAACTCTAAGCGAATGCCATTATCGTATTCTGATTCTACTGCTTCTAAAATACGGCTCATGTTAATGCCTTTTTCATCTTGATTTAAGCTTGTTGAAAAGCTGAAGTTACCCGCAGTTTGAAACTGATCAATCCATACGGGGTAAACAAGGTTCTTGATACCTACTTGTTCAATTTCAAACAAAAAGTTTTTATGCGTACTTTGAAGGTCGGTCATCTCTGCTTTGGTTGTTGGCTTTGTTCCTTTAATCGGGTCCACTGAACCAAAATGTTTCCAACGGCCTTCACGCGTTGATAAATCAAATTCAGTCATGTTATTCCTCCACTAAAATGCCACAGCCAGTTATGTGATGCTGTGCAATTTATTCAAAACGATAAGTCCAATAAAATTCTTTAGATAAGTATGTTTCTGCGTCATTTGGTGCACCAGAGACATCTCTATCAGGGTTTGCCAATTGTTCAAGGAATGGGCCTGTCTGTGATGCGTGTGCTTTGAATGCACGTAATTTATGGTCTTTGTATGCTGAAACATCATTGACGATATCAGGTTCACCGAGCGCATCATATGCATCATTACTAAATGCGACAAGCCATAACTTTGGGCGCTCCGCTTCTGGCATGCGTCCCACTGTGCGAACGACTGCATCTGCAGTTGCTTCATGATCTGGATGCACAGCATAACCTGGGTAAAATGAAATAATCGTAGTCGGTTGTGTCTCATCGATCAACGCTTGCACCATTGCATCCATCTCATCGTATGGTTCAAACTCTACCGTTTTATCGCGCAAACCCATTTTGCGCAAGTCTGTAATCCCAATCTCTTTCATCGCTTGTTCCAGTTCGCGTTCACGAATAGTTGGCAGTGATTCACGTGTCGCAAAAGGGGGATTTCCCAAGTGTCTTCCCATTTGTCCAAGTGTTAAGCAAGCGTATGTCACTGGAACGCCTTGATTGACAAAACGCGCTAACGTCCCTGCCGAAGAGAATGTCTCGTCGTCAGGATGTGGAAAGATGACTAATACATGTTTTTCAGATGTCATAAAATGTCAACTCCCTTATTATGTTTCAAATGGATGATGGCTGATTTCAAGTGCGGCTGCCAACTGTCCTTCATAGTTAAAACCAGCAAGTAAAAATTCACCATTGTCATTTAATTCGTAATGCGTGAGTCCTTGTACGTAGACCCAGCCATTGTTATCTAACTTCAAGCCGATGCGAAACGGATCTTTGTCGCCACCTTTGAGTTGTGCATGCTGAAAAGTGACTTGGATATTTCGTAAAAAAGTTCCTGCATTAAAGACACGTTGATCAAAGTGGTTGGCGTATGCTCCATTTGTTGTTTCAACGTGTAAGTAGACAGGCTTATTCGCAAATTGATCTAACAACGCTTGAACAGCTTCATTGGTAATCGGTTGCAAAGCTTTCACTGCCTTCCTCATCAGTTTATCTGTTTATTTTACTAAAAACTGACTTAAATTTATATACCTCTGCTCACTTTATTGCGTAAAATCATTAGAATTTTTAGAATGACTGTGTTTTGACATCAGTTCATGATGGCTCTTTGAGTAGTGTTCTAAGCATGTTGGATCTTGTAATAAATGATAACTAACAAGATCAATAATGAACTGGTTAGAGAGTTGACTATTGATGAAGTAAGTATCATGAGTGTGACGTTTGTCTGCTGTTGTAATAATTCGTGTACAATGGCGTGTCAGTATGTCTGTTTCAAAATGAGATAGTGCGATGACCTTTGCACCACTTGCTCGTCCATGTGCAATGCTTGTAATGATTTCCTTTGTGGCCCCACTATTGGTAAGGGCAACAATGGTCGTATGTGGGTTACACATTTGACCGATAATCGCCATCAAATGTGCATCTGTTATCGCAATGGTATTAAACCCCATGCGTGCAGTACGGAAATAAAACTCTTGTGCACTTAACCCAGAACTACCGATACCGATGAAAATGACTTTCTCACTCTCTTGAATGGCTTGTACTAAATACATCAAGTCATCTTCTACGATAAATTCTCCTGTGTGATTAAGAATAGACATATAGTGCTGATGTAACACTTGTATCGAAGGACTATTATCAATTTTTTCAGTTTGTTGTTCATGTAAGATGGCAAAACGAAAAGATTGAAAGCTATCATAACCAAGTTTATAGACGAAGCGTGTAATACTAGAAGGTGAGACATCGACAGACATCGCCATTGCATGAATCGTACTCATGTCTGCATTATCTTTTAATTTCATGATGTATGTCGCTATTTTTTGATCTGTTTTCGTCAATATATGTCGATACTTTTGAATACGATTTTCAATTTTCATCTAATTTCTCCTTTTTCATGAGTATATTTGAAAATAAATTCCAATTCAACTATATACATTGAGAAAAAATTTCAGAGTGTTATATTTAAGGTGATTAATAGATGAAAAGTGGGTGAAAGTGTATGAGTAAACTTTTTGATAGAGCTCAGCAGTTTGGGAAGTCATTTATGTTGCCGATTGCCATATTACCGGCAGCAGGTCTTTTACTAGGGATTGGTGGTGCATTGAGCAATCCGAACACAATCAAAGCATATCCAGTATTAGATATTCCATTTTTACAACATATTTTTGTATTGATGAGTGCCGCTGGTAACATTGTCTTTCAAAATTTGCCAGTGTTATTTGCGATAGGTGTCGCAGTCGGACTTGCAAAAAGTGATAAAGGAACGGCAGGATTAGCTTCAATGTTAGGTTTCCTAATTATGAATGCGACGATGAATGCATTGCTAACTATTACAGATAACCTAGCTGCAAGTGATGAACTTGCTAAGGCAGGTCAAGGTATGGCACTTGGAATACAAACAGTGGAAACAGGTGTGTTTGGTGGGATTATCGTAGGGATACTGACAGCAGTCTTACACAATAAATACAATAAAGTGAACCTACCACAGTTTTTAGGATTTTTCGGCGGTTCTCGCTTTGTTCCAATTGTTACATCATTTGCTGCTATCTTTTTAGGTGTAGTGATGTTCTTCGTATGGCCGGCAGTACAAGCTGTTATTTTTGGTGCAGGTGGCTTAGTGAATAAAACAGGTGTCATTGGAACGTTGATTTATGGATTTATTTTACGTATGCTTGGACCTTTTGGATTGCATCACATTTTCTATCTACCATTCTGGCAAACAGCATTAGGTGGATCGTTAGAAATTAATGGCAAATTGGTACAGGGTACGCAAAATATTTTCTTTGCACAATTGGGAGACCCAAATGTTCAGCACTATTATGAAGGGGTATCTCGTTATATGTCAGGTCGTTTTATTACGATGATGTTTGGCTTGTTAGGTGCGGCATTAGCGATTTATCATACAGCAAAACCAGAAAAGAAAAAAGTAGTTGGTGGGCTCATGCTGTCTGCAGCGTTAACATCATTTTTAACAGGTATTACAGAACCGCTTGAGTTTAGCTTCTTATTTGTGGCGCCATTATTATATGTTGTTCATGCTGTATTAGACGGTTTGGCATTTATGATGGCAGATATTTTCAATATTACAGTTGGACAAACATTTAGTGGTGGCTTTATTGACTTTATCTTATTCGGTGTTTTACAAGGACAAGCAAAGACGAATTATCTGTGGATTATTCCAATTGGACTTGTTTGGTTCGCACTGTACTATGTGATTTTTAGATTTTTAATTACAAAATTCAACTTTAAAACACCGGGACGTGAAGATGAAGAAACTGTCCAATCAGTTGAGAAAAGTGAGCGAGTACAAACGATTATCGAAGGACTAGGTGGCGCTGACAATATCGAAGTGGTTGATTGCTGTGCAACTCGATTGCGTGTGACGTTAAAAGATGGTACACAAGTAGATGAGGAGAAATTAAAAACAACTGAATCTAGGGGGATTATTCGAAAAGGTAATGGTATTCAAATTGTTTATGGTCCCCACGTAACATCAATTAAAAATGAAGTAGAAGAAGCTTTATAAAGGAGAGAAAGAACTATGAAGTTACCAAAAGGATTAATCGTCTCTTGTCAGGCGTTAGAAGATGAACCGCTTCACTCATCATTTATTATGAGTAAGATGGCACTCGCAGCAAAAGAAGGCGGTGCAGTTGGTATTAGAGCAAACTCGAAAGAAGATATTATCGCAATTAAACAAGAAGTGGATTTACCAGTGATTGGCATTGTAAAACGTGATTACGACAATTCTTCTGTTTTTATTACAGCAACGAAACAAGAAGTGGATGAGTTATTAGAAAGTGGTTGTGAAGTCATTGCATTGGATGCGACATTGCGTGAACGCCCAGCAGAAGCTTTAGAAGAATTGGTACAGTATATTAGAAATGAAGCACCAGAAGTTGAATTAATGGCAGATATTGCTACATTAGAAGAAGCGAAAAATGCAGATCGTCTCGGGTTTGATTATATCGGTACGACATTACACGGCTATACAGAAGAGACACAAGGGAAGGTACTTTATCAAGATGATTTTGCCTTTTTAACAGATGTCTTGGACAATGTAGAACAAAAAGTCATCGCAGAAGGTAACGTGATAACGCCAGAAATGCTGAAAGCCGTTTTTGACAAAGGTGTTTATGCGTCAGTTGTTGGGGGTGCTATTACACGTCCACGAGATATTACGAAGCGTTTTGTAAGCTTGATTCAATAGGAGGGGTGGTATGAAAATTACAAATATTGGAGACAAGAAGCAAGCCTCATTCTATGTCGCAACAGAACTGTACAAACAAATGATACACAAAAAAGAAAGTAAGTTAGGGTTAGCGACAGGTGGTACGATGATTGAGATGTATGAAGCATTGGTGAGTTTGTTAGAGAAAAACCAACCAGATGTATCTCAAGTTGAAACGTTTAACCTTGATGAATATATCGGATTAGATGCAGAACATCCAGCAAGCTACCATCAATATATGAACAACATTTTATTTGATCAGTATAAAGGTTTTGATTCAGCCAAATGCCACTTGCCAAATGGTGTGGCTGATAATCCGGAAGTGGAAGCAAATAGATATGAAGCATTGTTAGATGAAAAAGGACCAATGGATCTTCAAATATTAGGTATCGGTCAGAATGGACACATCGGTTTTAATGAACCGGGCACTGCATTTGATAGTGTGACACATCGTGTTGATTTGACAGATAGCACGATTGAAGCGAACAGTCGATACTTTGATGATAAAGCAGATGTCCCGAAACAAGCCATTTCGATGGGGTTACGTTCTATTATGAAAGCGAAACGTATCATTTTATTGGCGTTTGGGGAACATAAAAAAGAAGCAATCACACAGCTGGCGTCAGGAAACATCACAACAGATGTACCGGCAACAATTCTACATTTACATCCAAATGTTGAAGTGTATGTTGATGATGCCGCAATGCCAGATTAACTATAAATAAAAAAGTGAACGATCATAATACATACGGTGAACTACACTGTGTTAGTGTTATGGTCGTTTTTTGTATTTGATATGTTTAACAAAAACATATACGGGTACAGCAATGAATGTATCACGTAAGAAAATCTAATGTAGGAGTTGAGTAGAACGATGGAATTACAATTAGCGATTGATTTATTAAATAAAGAAGAAGCAGCAAAATTAGCTGAACAAGTGGCAGATTATGTGGATATTGTCGAAATCGGTACACCAATTGTAATCAATGAAGGGCTACCAGCAGTACAACATTTGAAAGATAACGTGAAAGATGAAGAAGTTAAGGTTCTCGCAGACCTTAAAATTATGGATGCGGCAGATTATGAAGTGAGTCAAGCTGTGAAGTTTGGTGCAGATGTCGTCACAATTTTAGGTGTTGCTGAAGATGCATCTATTAAGAATGCAGTCGCAGAATCGCATAAACATGGCAAAGAATTATTAGTAGACTTAATTGCGGTACAAGATTTAGAACAACGTGCCAAAGAAATAGATGAGATGGGTGCAGATTATATTGCTGTGCATACTGGTTATGACTTGCAAGCTGAAGGGCAATCCCCATTAGAAAGCTTGCGTCGTGTGAAATCTGTGATTAACAATGCAAAAGTAGCAGTAGCTGGTGGTATTAAACCAGATACAATTAAAGAAGTTGCTGCTGAAAATCCAGACCTAATCATTGTAGGTGGTGGCATTGCGAATGCAGATGACCCTCGTGAAGCAGCAAAACAATGTCGTGAAGCGATTGAAGGGTGATTCAATGTTTAATCGCAACTATCAATTAATATTGGATGAACTGTCACAAACATTGAAGCAAGTAGATACAGAAGCGACAGATCGTTTTGTAAAACAAATTTTGCAAGCAGATAAAGTTTTCGTATCGGGTAAAGGTCGCTCTGGCTTTGTAGCAAACAGCTTTGCGATGCGTTTGAATCAGCTAGGCCAACAAGCGTATGTAGTAGGCGAAACAACAACACCTTCAATTAAAGAAGGGGATTGCTTGATCATTGTATCTGGTTCAGGTTCAACAACGCATTTGCAATTGCTTGCAGATAAAGCCGTTGCAGTAGGTGCGCATGTCTTACTATTATCAACTGTAATGGACAGTCCAATTGGTCAATTAGCTGATACAACAGTTGTGTTACCGGCGAGTACGAAACATCGTGCAGAAGGTTCTCAACAACCACTAGGTAGTTTATTTGAACAGAGTGCACAAGTGTTATTAGATAGTCTTGTCTTAGATATGCAGGAACGGTTAGACATTAGCGAAGAAACCATGCAGGAAAATCATGCGAATTTAGAATAAATCATGCAGGAGCCATTGGAAGCGACTTTGTCGTAACCGGTGGCTTTTTATATTGCCTTTGAACATTATGATAGAATATAAGAAAATGTGTTCAAAGAAGTGAGTATCGAATGGAATTATTAAAACGTATTGCCTATTATGCAGA
This window contains:
- a CDS encoding SDR family oxidoreductase; translation: MKLPFQINLENKVAVVTGGTGVIGSEMSKALAKCGAKVAMVGITDDSKGLVSEIEAMGGEAKVFLGDVTNKDEMERVRTEVHDTFGTVDILVNGAGGNSPRGTTDDERYSADSDKSGKTFFDLDAKNVGFVMDLNFLGTFIPSQVFGADMVDKSEAAIVNISSMNAFTPLTKIPAYSGAKSAVSNFTQWLSVYFSKTNIRVNAIAPGFLITAQNESLLLNEDGSYTARSEKILNATPMERFGKPEELIGALLFLVDTQSSSFINGVVLPVDGGFNAYSGV
- the uidA gene encoding beta-glucuronidase, which gives rise to MLYPINTESRQVIDLSGVWQFKLVQRDEVVDPKSPLDTDQVMAVPGSYNDQGIIQEIRQHVGDVWYERNFVISRQMRDERIVLRFGSATHHATVYIDGEEVITHSGGFLPFEIDISQYAVGTHRLTVKVNNILTYETLPVGTFEEVERNGKTILKNSPNFDFFNYAGLHRPVKIYTTPKCYIQDIRIVPTVNDNGTSDVKYEIDVAGDTASVDRIKVSVVDAKGHVVAEDEGQSGDIHIDSPHLWQPMNAYLYRLEVALYHEETCIDVYEERFGIRSVEVKDGQFLINGSPFYFKGFGKHEDTYYHGRGLNETANVLDINLMKWIGANSFRTSHYPYSEEMMRLADEQGIVVIDETTAVSLHLNFMATLGGTSDNDTWKGLKTHQAHREVIEGLIQRDKNHACVVMWSIANEPESNAPGAKEYFAPFVQLARDLDPQQRPVTIVTILTASPETCEVQNLIDVICLNRYYGWYTQTGDLEGAKEALAKELDTWTEKQPGKPIMFTEYGADTIAGFHAIDDQVFTEEYQLAYYKANHEVVDRYPNFVGEQTWNFADFETSNGIFRAQGNKKGIFTRERRPKLIAHYFKERWHEIPDFGYKTK
- a CDS encoding type I toxin-antitoxin system Fst family toxin; its protein translation is MLENVAVGIISGCIVAMFAQWLGNRNKQK
- the folE2 gene encoding GTP cyclohydrolase FolE2, whose amino-acid sequence is MTEFDLSTREGRWKHFGSVDPIKGTKPTTKAEMTDLQSTHKNFLFEIEQVGIKNLVYPVWIDQFQTAGNFSFSTSLNQDEKGINMSRILEAVESEYDNGIRLEFDALTSLLHTLKSRMNQHSAGVDVSGKWFFNRLSPVTGIKAVGHADVSYGLAVQDDEVTRKTLTLTAAVTTLCPCSKEISEYSAHNQRGIITVKAYIDKHSTLPSDYKEVLLDAMEANASSMLYPILKRPDEKSVTERAYENPRFVEDLIRLIAADLVEVRWLTGFDIECRNEESIHQHDAFAKLTYRQP
- the bshB2 gene encoding bacillithiol biosynthesis deacetylase BshB2; protein product: MTSEKHVLVIFPHPDDETFSSAGTLARFVNQGVPVTYACLTLGQMGRHLGNPPFATRESLPTIRERELEQAMKEIGITDLRKMGLRDKTVEFEPYDEMDAMVQALIDETQPTTIISFYPGYAVHPDHEATADAVVRTVGRMPEAERPKLWLVAFSNDAYDALGEPDIVNDVSAYKDHKLRAFKAHASQTGPFLEQLANPDRDVSGAPNDAETYLSKEFYWTYRFE
- a CDS encoding YojF family protein, coding for MQPITNEAVQALLDQFANKPVYLHVETTNGAYANHFDQRVFNAGTFLRNIQVTFQHAQLKGGDKDPFRIGLKLDNNGWVYVQGLTHYELNDNGEFLLAGFNYEGQLAAALEISHHPFET
- a CDS encoding MurR/RpiR family transcriptional regulator, producing MKIENRIQKYRHILTKTDQKIATYIMKLKDNADMSTIHAMAMSVDVSPSSITRFVYKLGYDSFQSFRFAILHEQQTEKIDNSPSIQVLHQHYMSILNHTGEFIVEDDLMYLVQAIQESEKVIFIGIGSSGLSAQEFYFRTARMGFNTIAITDAHLMAIIGQMCNPHTTIVALTNSGATKEIITSIAHGRASGAKVIALSHFETDILTRHCTRIITTADKRHTHDTYFINSQLSNQFIIDLVSYHLLQDPTCLEHYSKSHHELMSKHSHSKNSNDFTQ
- a CDS encoding maltose/glucose-specific PTS transporter subunit IIC, producing the protein MSKLFDRAQQFGKSFMLPIAILPAAGLLLGIGGALSNPNTIKAYPVLDIPFLQHIFVLMSAAGNIVFQNLPVLFAIGVAVGLAKSDKGTAGLASMLGFLIMNATMNALLTITDNLAASDELAKAGQGMALGIQTVETGVFGGIIVGILTAVLHNKYNKVNLPQFLGFFGGSRFVPIVTSFAAIFLGVVMFFVWPAVQAVIFGAGGLVNKTGVIGTLIYGFILRMLGPFGLHHIFYLPFWQTALGGSLEINGKLVQGTQNIFFAQLGDPNVQHYYEGVSRYMSGRFITMMFGLLGAALAIYHTAKPEKKKVVGGLMLSAALTSFLTGITEPLEFSFLFVAPLLYVVHAVLDGLAFMMADIFNITVGQTFSGGFIDFILFGVLQGQAKTNYLWIIPIGLVWFALYYVIFRFLITKFNFKTPGREDEETVQSVEKSERVQTIIEGLGGADNIEVVDCCATRLRVTLKDGTQVDEEKLKTTESRGIIRKGNGIQIVYGPHVTSIKNEVEEAL
- a CDS encoding N-acetylmannosamine-6-phosphate 2-epimerase → MKLPKGLIVSCQALEDEPLHSSFIMSKMALAAKEGGAVGIRANSKEDIIAIKQEVDLPVIGIVKRDYDNSSVFITATKQEVDELLESGCEVIALDATLRERPAEALEELVQYIRNEAPEVELMADIATLEEAKNADRLGFDYIGTTLHGYTEETQGKVLYQDDFAFLTDVLDNVEQKVIAEGNVITPEMLKAVFDKGVYASVVGGAITRPRDITKRFVSLIQ
- the nagB gene encoding glucosamine-6-phosphate deaminase, with the translated sequence MKITNIGDKKQASFYVATELYKQMIHKKESKLGLATGGTMIEMYEALVSLLEKNQPDVSQVETFNLDEYIGLDAEHPASYHQYMNNILFDQYKGFDSAKCHLPNGVADNPEVEANRYEALLDEKGPMDLQILGIGQNGHIGFNEPGTAFDSVTHRVDLTDSTIEANSRYFDDKADVPKQAISMGLRSIMKAKRIILLAFGEHKKEAITQLASGNITTDVPATILHLHPNVEVYVDDAAMPD
- the hxlA gene encoding 3-hexulose-6-phosphate synthase, with protein sequence MELQLAIDLLNKEEAAKLAEQVADYVDIVEIGTPIVINEGLPAVQHLKDNVKDEEVKVLADLKIMDAADYEVSQAVKFGADVVTILGVAEDASIKNAVAESHKHGKELLVDLIAVQDLEQRAKEIDEMGADYIAVHTGYDLQAEGQSPLESLRRVKSVINNAKVAVAGGIKPDTIKEVAAENPDLIIVGGGIANADDPREAAKQCREAIEG
- the hxlB gene encoding 6-phospho-3-hexuloisomerase; the protein is MFNRNYQLILDELSQTLKQVDTEATDRFVKQILQADKVFVSGKGRSGFVANSFAMRLNQLGQQAYVVGETTTPSIKEGDCLIIVSGSGSTTHLQLLADKAVAVGAHVLLLSTVMDSPIGQLADTTVVLPASTKHRAEGSQQPLGSLFEQSAQVLLDSLVLDMQERLDISEETMQENHANLE